GCACGGTGGCTCGACCGATGCGAGGCGCTCTACGCGCAGGCCTGCGCCGTCGGGTGACCCCACCGCTCTTCCCGCATGGCTGCCCCTCCTGCGCCTTCTCAACAGCCTAAAATCAGAGTGACATGACCCGTCAGGAACTGATCGCCGCCCTGTGGCACGGTTGCGACCCCTTCGCGGATCCCCCGACGGACCTACGCGCCGGCGACCTTCAAGGCTGGCGCAGCATCCATCCCTACCTCGAGGAGGCGGTGATCGAGTTCCGGCCACGCGTGGTCGTCGAAATTGGGACTTGGAAGGGAGCTAGCGCGCTCTTTCTTGCGCGATCCATGGCCGAGCACAACGTCGCCGGCACCGTGATCGCGGTCGATACGTGGCTCGGAGCCGTCGATCATTGGGCGGACGAGACGCTTTTCGCGGAACTCGCCACCGAGCATGGCTATCCGAGCCTCTACCGAACCTTCCTGGCCAATGTGCTGCGCGAAGGCATGACGGACCACATCGTGCCGTTACCGCTCGACTCGGTGAATGCCGCGGAACTTCTGCGTCTGCGCGGCGTGACCGCCGATGTCATTCATCTCGATGCCGGGCACGAGGAGGCGTCCGTCGCGGCGGACCTGCGCGCCTGGTGGCCGGTCCTGCGACCTGGAGGCCTCCTGATCGCCGACGATTACGACCGCCTGGGCGGCCGCTTCCCGGGTGTTACCCGGGCGGTCGATACGTTCTGCGCCGAGGCAGGGGCGCGGGGACCGTGGTCACTGCGGGGCAAGTGCAAGTTCATCAAGCCGGATTAGGGTTAATCAAGTGCTTTGCCTGTAGGCCGGCGACTCCGTCTGCGGTAGGCCTCCCTCGACTTGGCGGCAGCGAAACCAATCCAGAGTTGATGTCTGCTTTCGAGATGTCGGCGGCACGTAATTACCCACGGGGTAGCTTGGTCGTCGGTTGAACGCCCGCGGCTGCGCTCCTGCCGAGCCAAGCTTGCCTCTTGCGCGGGTCGTCTCTTGCGCGGGGCGAATTTCGCTGATTCCTTCGTGGGAGGTGGCCTGAGCGGCGTGCCCAGAACCCGATCCCATCTCGAACTCGGCCGTTAAACACGCCAGCGCCCATGGTACTGTGTCTCAAGACACGGGAGAGTCGGTCGCCGCCAGGCCTGCCCATCGCAATTGCCGGACACACCTCCAACCATTCCCTCATCGCGAGACACGACGCGAAAAGGCCGCTCCTTCCGGGGCGGCCTTTTCGCGTTTGGACCGTGGCCCTCACGGAGCTTGCCTTACCGCGAAGTCATCTCGCCGCGAGCGTCCCGTAATCGGCAGCGCGCGATGGTGCCGGAGCCGCCGATCCGCTCCTCGGATCGCGCGGACGAAGCCGCGGCGAACCTCGCGCCCTCCGAGGACCCTCAATGCCGCTTCGGAACGGGTCGGGATTCGCGCCCCGCGGACCCGGCCCGTTCATCCGATCGGCTCATGGGGCGATAGGGGAGGGGATCGGCTTGACCATGCTGACCGAGACACGTTCCCCCGCATTGCGTGGCACGCTATGGACCAGTTCCATGCGACTGCTCATCATCGAGGACGATCGGGAGGCGGCGGCCTACCTGGTCAAGGCGTTCCGCGAGACCGGGCATGTCGCCGACAGCGCCCATGATGGCCTCGACGGGTACGCCCTGGCGCGCGAAGGCGCCTACGACGTGCTGATCGTCGACCGCATGCTGCCCAAGCTCGACGGCCTCTCGCTGATCCGCTCGCTCCGCGAGCAGAAGGTGGCGACGCCCGTGCTGATCCTCTCGGCGCTGGGGCAGGTCGACGACCGGGTGAAGGGTCTTCGTGCCGGCGGCGACGACTACCTCCCGAAGCCCTACGCGTTCTCCGAGTTGCTCGCCCGTACGGAGGCCCTGGCCCGGCGGCAGTTCGGCACCGGGGCCGCGGAGGAGACGCGCTACCGGATCGGCGACCTGGAGCTTGACCGCCTTTCACATCGTGTGACCCGCGCCGGGCGCGAGATCCTGCTGCAGCCGCGGGAGTTCCGCCTCCTCGAGTACCTGATGCGCCATGCCGGGCAGGTCGTGACGCGCACCATGCTGCTGGAGCATGTCTGGGACTATCACTTCGATCCGCAGACCAACGTGATCGACGTCCACGTTTCGCGCCTTCGCGGCAAGCTCGACAAGGGTTTTCCCACCCCGATCATCCACACGGTCCGGGGCGCGGGCTACGTGCTGCGCGTCGATGAGGGCAGCTCCGGGTGAACACGCCACGGGCCGACGCCGCGCTCCCGCCAGAGACGAGCGGCGCGCGCTTCCAGAAGCTGTTCCGCACCACCGCGTTCAAGCTGTCGCTGGCCTATCTCGCTATCTTCGCACTCTGCGCCTTCCTGGCGTTGGGCTACGTCGCGTGGAACGCCCGCGCGGTGCTCGACGACCAGATCGTCTCGACCATCGACGCCGAGATCAACGGCCTGTCGGAACAGTACAATGCCGGCGGTTTGCGCCGGCTGATCACCGTGGTGGAGCGGCGCTCGCGCGAGCCGGGGGCCTCGCTCTACCTCGTGACCACGGCCGGGGGCGACCACGTCGTCGGCAATGTCGGCTACGTCCCCGCCGCCGTGCTGGCGACCCCCGGCCAGAGCGAGACACGCTACGGCCGCAACGACTCGGATGCCGAGGCGCACCGGGCGATCGTGCGGGTCTTCACCCTGCCGGGCGGATTCCGGCTCCTCGTGGGGCGCGACACCGAGGAGCGCGACCGCCTGCGCGCGGTGATCGGGCGGGCCTTCGTCACCTCGCTGGCCGCCGTGGTGCTCCTGGGCGTAATCGGCGGCTGGCTCGCGGCGAGCCGCGTCCTGCGGCGCGTCGATGCCATGACCCAGACCACCCGGGCCATCATGGCGGGTGATCTCGACGACCGGCTCCCCGTTGCCGGCAACGGCGACGAGCTCGACCGCCTCGCCTCAAGCCTCAACCTGATGCTGGAGCGTATCGGCGAGCTGATGCGCGGGATGCGTGAGGTCTCCGACAATATCGCCCACGACCTCAAGACGCCGCTGACGCGCCTGCGCAACCGCGCCGACGAGGCCCTGCGCCGGTCCTCGACGCCGGACGAGCTGCGTGCCGCGCTCGAGGCGGTGATCGAGGAGGGGGACGGGCTGATCCGGGTGTTCAACGCGCTCCTGATGATCGCCCGGCTTGAGGCCGGCAGTGCGCGGGAGATCCTGGTGCCGCTGGACATCGGCCCCGCGGTCAGAGGCGTCGGCGAGCTGTACGAGGCCCTGGCGGAGGATCAGGGACTCGTCCTCGACGTGCGCGCGGAGGAGGGGCTGATCATCGCCGGCAACCGAGAGCTGATTGGCCAGACCCTGGCCAATCTCGTCGACAACGCCCTGAAATACGGGGCTGCCGCAGAGGGAGGCGCGGCCCGGGTGACCCTCGAGGCGTGGCGGGCCGAAGACTCGATCCGGCTCGCCGTCTCCGATCACGGACAAGGCATCCCGGAGGCACAGCGCGCCCGCGTCCTCGATCGCTTCGTCCGGCTGGAGGATGCCCGGTCGAGGCCGGGTTTCGGGCTCGGACTCAGCCTGGTCAACGCCGTGGTGCGCCTGCATCATGGGGTCCTGCACCTCTCCGACAATGCTCCGGGGCTGCGGGTCGAGATCGCATTTCCGGCCGCGGCGCGCGCCGTGGCGGAGGCCGGTGACATCCGCGACGCGCCGCCATCGGCCGCCTCTGTGCCGGCGGCGCCTTCACGCGCTAGTTAGATCCCCGTTTCGTCCCGCCGCGCTCGCGGCGCCCGTCCCGATCGACGGTGCGTCCGCGTCCCAGGAGGTCCCATGACCCTCAAGACCAAGACCGCCCTCGTCACAGGCTCCACCAGCGGCATCGGCCTCGCCATCGCGCGGGCTCTGGCGGCGGAGGGCGCCAACGTCGTGCTGAACGGTTTCGGGGACGCGAATGCCATCGAGGAGACCCGCGCGGGGATCGAGGGCGCCTACGGCGTCGAGGCCCGCTACTCGGCCGCCGACATGAGCAAGCCCGAGGCGATCACCACCATGGTCCGGGAGGCGGAACAGGCGTTCGGATCCGTCGACGTCCTGATCAACAATGCAGGGATTCAGTTCGTCTCGCCGATCGAGGAATTCCCGGCGGACAAGTGGGAGCAGATCATCGCGATCAACCTGTCCTCGGCCTTCCACGCGATGCACGCCGCGATCCCGGGCATGAAGGCGCGGGGCTGGGGCCGGATCATCAACACGGCCTCGGCGCACTCGCTGGTCGCCTCGCCGTTCAAGTCGGCTTACGTCGCCGCCAAGCACGGGATCGCCGGCTTGAGCAAGACGGCCGCGCTCGAACTCGCGCCTCATAGGATCACGGTGAACTGTATCTCGCCGGGCTACGTCTGGACGCCGCTGGTGGAGGCACAGATCCCCGACACCATGAAGGCCCGCGGCCTGACCAAGGAGCAGGTGATCGAGGACGTGCTGCTCAAAGCGCAGCCGACCAAGGAGTTCGTGACGGTCGATCAGGTCGCCGCACTCGCGGTGTTCCTGTGCTCCGACGCGGCGAGCCAGATCACCGGCGCCAACATCAGCATGGATGGCGGCTGGACGGCGCAGTAGCCCTGGAATGGGGGGCGGCCCCGCCCGAGGGCGGACGGGGCCGCGTTCGGTCAGCGACGGCTGTGGATCAGCAGCGCGAGGCCGTACCCGACCGCGCCGGCGATCAGCAGCGCCACAAGCGGGTTCTCCTCCACGCGAGCCCCCACGGCCGCGCGGCCGTCGCGCAGATAGGAACCACCCCGCTCGTAGGCGTCCCCCGCCAGATCCCCGGCGCGATCGTAGGCATCGCTCGCGTAGTCGCCGGCCCGGTCGGCCATGTCGCGCGCCCTGTCCTTGACCTGCCCATAGACGTTCTGCGCCTGGCCCTGAGCCTCGCGGAACCGTCCCTCGACCGAGTCGCGGTTCGAACCGACGAAATCGCCGGCCGCACCTTGAACCTTGCCGGCGGCTTCCTTGGCACCGCCGACGATCCGATCCGTATCAACCATGGCACTCTCCTGGACGTGGGCGCGGCGCCGGGACCGGGCGCCCTCGATACGCCGTCGTCCTCGGAACGCACGAGATCGCGTTTGTGCCCCCGACCGATCATGAATTTCTGCCGACCTGCGCATTCCGGGGCCGGCGTCCCCGAGCGGTTCAGAGTCCGATCAGCTCGGCGATGGCGGTCGCGCCGGCTGCGGGAGAGGTCTCGCCGCGGGCGACGCCCGCTTCCGCCTCGGCGGTGCGGCGCCGGACCTCCGGGGAGCCGACGAGTCGCTGGTGCAGGCGCTCGTCCACCAGCGCCCACATCCACTTGACGTCCTGCGTCCGCCGCTTCGCCTGGATCTCGCCGGTGGCGGTGAGCTTCTCCCGGTGGTCGACGATCTTCGCCCACAGGGCATCGAGCCGTAGGTTGTGAAAGCCCGAGATCGTCACCACCGGTGGCGTCCACGTGGCGAAGGCCGGGGTGAGGATGTGCAGGGCGGCGCGGTATTCCGAGGCCGCCGCGTTGGCCCGCTGCTCGGCCTCGCCGGCATCGGCCTTGTTGACCGCGATCATGTCGGCGAGTTCGAGGATGCCCTTCTTGATGCCCTGCAGCTCGTCGCCGGCGCCGGGAAGCATCAG
The sequence above is drawn from the Methylobacterium mesophilicum SR1.6/6 genome and encodes:
- a CDS encoding CsbD family protein, giving the protein MVDTDRIVGGAKEAAGKVQGAAGDFVGSNRDSVEGRFREAQGQAQNVYGQVKDRARDMADRAGDYASDAYDRAGDLAGDAYERGGSYLRDGRAAVGARVEENPLVALLIAGAVGYGLALLIHSRR
- a CDS encoding response regulator transcription factor; protein product: MRLLIIEDDREAAAYLVKAFRETGHVADSAHDGLDGYALAREGAYDVLIVDRMLPKLDGLSLIRSLREQKVATPVLILSALGQVDDRVKGLRAGGDDYLPKPYAFSELLARTEALARRQFGTGAAEETRYRIGDLELDRLSHRVTRAGREILLQPREFRLLEYLMRHAGQVVTRTMLLEHVWDYHFDPQTNVIDVHVSRLRGKLDKGFPTPIIHTVRGAGYVLRVDEGSSG
- a CDS encoding sensor histidine kinase, encoding MNTPRADAALPPETSGARFQKLFRTTAFKLSLAYLAIFALCAFLALGYVAWNARAVLDDQIVSTIDAEINGLSEQYNAGGLRRLITVVERRSREPGASLYLVTTAGGDHVVGNVGYVPAAVLATPGQSETRYGRNDSDAEAHRAIVRVFTLPGGFRLLVGRDTEERDRLRAVIGRAFVTSLAAVVLLGVIGGWLAASRVLRRVDAMTQTTRAIMAGDLDDRLPVAGNGDELDRLASSLNLMLERIGELMRGMREVSDNIAHDLKTPLTRLRNRADEALRRSSTPDELRAALEAVIEEGDGLIRVFNALLMIARLEAGSAREILVPLDIGPAVRGVGELYEALAEDQGLVLDVRAEEGLIIAGNRELIGQTLANLVDNALKYGAAAEGGAARVTLEAWRAEDSIRLAVSDHGQGIPEAQRARVLDRFVRLEDARSRPGFGLGLSLVNAVVRLHHGVLHLSDNAPGLRVEIAFPAAARAVAEAGDIRDAPPSAASVPAAPSRAS
- a CDS encoding 3-hydroxybutyrate dehydrogenase — translated: MTLKTKTALVTGSTSGIGLAIARALAAEGANVVLNGFGDANAIEETRAGIEGAYGVEARYSAADMSKPEAITTMVREAEQAFGSVDVLINNAGIQFVSPIEEFPADKWEQIIAINLSSAFHAMHAAIPGMKARGWGRIINTASAHSLVASPFKSAYVAAKHGIAGLSKTAALELAPHRITVNCISPGYVWTPLVEAQIPDTMKARGLTKEQVIEDVLLKAQPTKEFVTVDQVAALAVFLCSDAASQITGANISMDGGWTAQ
- a CDS encoding class I SAM-dependent methyltransferase, coding for MTRQELIAALWHGCDPFADPPTDLRAGDLQGWRSIHPYLEEAVIEFRPRVVVEIGTWKGASALFLARSMAEHNVAGTVIAVDTWLGAVDHWADETLFAELATEHGYPSLYRTFLANVLREGMTDHIVPLPLDSVNAAELLRLRGVTADVIHLDAGHEEASVAADLRAWWPVLRPGGLLIADDYDRLGGRFPGVTRAVDTFCAEAGARGPWSLRGKCKFIKPD